A single region of the Patescibacteria group bacterium genome encodes:
- the recJ gene encoding single-stranded-DNA-specific exonuclease RecJ, whose translation MLKKWVLRKPIGLEFKKQFPEISGLILQLLNNRGLITQKQIDQFLNPDYGQDILDPFLFPDMSKAVERIYLAIKNKEKIAIHGDYDADGVTSTVLLADVLQKLGAKFIIYIPHREKEGYGLNKKTIKFLASKKVKLIITVDCAISNAPEIELAQKKGIDAIITDHHSEPLVLPQAYAIINPKVKKCNYPTYELAGVGVAFKLAQAIIFQDKNNIFGPGYEKWLLDLVAIGTVTDVMPLIGENRTLLKYGLIVLNKTKRIGLKLLAQKANIWPVTETELINSENIGFVLGPRLNAAGRMDHANSAYELLASEDEKEAQKLVDNLEGNNQKRQKLTEKIMEEIKKQIKDLDKQYLILADGKNWPLGVIGLAAGKIKDEFNRPVLVITKVGKKLVGSGRSIEEFNLIAALNKLDDYFEVYGGHPGAAGFTLKKNMLADFRLRITDLAAKELKGKDLTPKLVVETELDLQDLNWELFDEIQKFEPFGTANPKPLFLVKSLKVENIRQVGADNKHLKLFLKHEKMIKGFDSIGFGMGERVSDIKFGDLVDVVCEINLNEYNGSRKLELRLVDLNKG comes from the coding sequence ATGTTAAAGAAATGGGTTTTGCGCAAGCCAATAGGTTTAGAATTTAAAAAGCAATTTCCTGAAATTTCCGGCTTGATTTTGCAATTGCTTAATAATAGGGGACTAATAACTCAAAAACAAATTGATCAATTTTTAAATCCTGATTATGGCCAAGATATTCTTGACCCTTTTTTGTTTCCAGATATGAGTAAAGCTGTGGAGAGAATTTATTTGGCTATTAAGAATAAAGAAAAAATTGCGATTCATGGCGATTATGACGCTGACGGAGTAACCAGTACTGTCTTGCTGGCAGATGTTTTGCAAAAATTAGGCGCTAAATTTATTATTTATATTCCGCATCGCGAAAAAGAAGGCTATGGTTTGAATAAAAAAACAATTAAATTTTTAGCAAGTAAAAAGGTTAAACTTATTATTACGGTTGATTGTGCAATCAGCAATGCGCCAGAAATTGAATTGGCGCAAAAAAAGGGGATTGATGCGATTATTACTGACCATCACAGCGAGCCTTTAGTTTTGCCCCAAGCCTATGCGATTATTAATCCCAAAGTAAAAAAGTGCAATTATCCAACCTATGAATTAGCAGGTGTTGGCGTGGCTTTTAAATTAGCCCAGGCCATTATATTTCAAGACAAAAATAATATTTTTGGCCCTGGCTATGAAAAATGGCTTTTGGATTTAGTGGCAATTGGCACAGTCACTGATGTGATGCCATTAATCGGGGAAAATCGTACATTATTAAAATATGGCTTGATTGTTTTAAATAAAACCAAAAGAATTGGCTTAAAACTTTTGGCGCAAAAAGCCAATATCTGGCCTGTGACAGAAACGGAATTAATTAATTCGGAAAATATAGGCTTTGTTTTGGGTCCGCGCTTGAATGCGGCTGGCAGAATGGACCATGCCAATTCAGCTTATGAACTTTTGGCTTCAGAAGATGAAAAAGAAGCGCAGAAGCTTGTTGATAATCTGGAAGGCAATAATCAGAAGCGCCAGAAGCTGACGGAAAAGATAATGGAAGAAATTAAAAAACAAATTAAAGATCTTGATAAGCAATATTTGATTTTGGCTGATGGCAAAAATTGGCCGCTGGGAGTAATCGGTCTGGCAGCTGGCAAAATCAAAGATGAATTTAACCGGCCTGTTTTGGTAATAACTAAAGTGGGTAAAAAATTAGTTGGTTCTGGCCGCAGTATTGAAGAATTTAATTTAATCGCTGCTTTAAATAAATTAGATGATTATTTTGAAGTTTATGGCGGACATCCTGGAGCCGCTGGTTTTACATTGAAAAAAAATATGCTTGCAGATTTCAGATTACGGATTACGGATTTAGCTGCCAAAGAATTAAAGGGCAAAGATTTAACGCCAAAATTAGTAGTGGAAACAGAGCTTGATTTGCAGGATTTAAATTGGGAGCTTTTTGATGAAATTCAAAAATTTGAACCTTTTGGCACGGCCAATCCCAAGCCGCTTTTTTTAGTAAAAAGTTTAAAAGTAGAAAATATCAGGCAGGTTGGGGCTGATAATAAACATTTAAAATTATTTTTAAAGCATGAGAAAATGATTAAGGGTTTTGATTCTATTGGTTTTGGCATGGGGGAGAGGGTGAGTGATATTAAATTTGGCGATTTAGTGGATGTGGTGTGTGAAATTAATTTAAATGAGTATAATGGGTCAAGGAAGTTGGAATTGAGACTGGTTGATTTGAACAAAGGTTAA
- a CDS encoding PQ-loop domain-containing transporter has product MKREELAKRIHWPIIIWTARLVNVTAMMPQLLQIIKTHNVAGLSLGMFVIYLVVQIAFSLEGYFTKNRMLMVCLGLSAFISASIITLVCYYR; this is encoded by the coding sequence GTGAAGCGCGAAGAACTTGCCAAGAGAATTCATTGGCCGATTATTATCTGGACAGCAAGACTAGTGAACGTCACGGCAATGATGCCGCAACTTCTCCAGATCATCAAAACACACAATGTTGCCGGCTTGTCATTGGGCATGTTCGTCATCTATTTGGTGGTCCAAATAGCTTTCTCGCTAGAAGGCTATTTCACGAAAAATCGCATGCTCATGGTCTGTCTAGGACTGAGTGCATTCATCAGCGCGAGCATCATTACGCTTGTTTGCTATTATCGGTAA